Proteins encoded in a region of the Candidatus Nanosynbacter sp. HMT-352 genome:
- a CDS encoding DUF5665 domain-containing protein, with amino-acid sequence MKKSVKEQPSRLVKKVVRDNENDARRAILEDLFFDFHKSRRQVYLMNFVRGIFFGLGSALGATLLIALLIWILGQFADIFPPLADFINHLIETMQRRQ; translated from the coding sequence ATGAAAAAGTCAGTCAAAGAACAGCCGAGTAGGCTAGTGAAAAAAGTCGTTCGCGATAATGAAAATGATGCGCGTCGGGCGATTTTGGAAGATTTATTCTTTGATTTTCATAAATCCCGGCGCCAAGTTTATTTGATGAACTTTGTTCGAGGAATTTTCTTTGGATTGGGGAGTGCTTTGGGCGCAACACTGTTGATCGCACTGTTGATTTGGATTTTGGGGCAATTCGCCGACATTTTCCCGCCGTTGGCTGATTTTATTAATCACTTAATTGAGACAATGCAACGTCGTCAATAG